A window of Glycine soja cultivar W05 chromosome 13, ASM419377v2, whole genome shotgun sequence genomic DNA:
CGCAGGAAGTtcgggttaggctataaacctacACAGGCTAACGTAAGGAAAAACATCTAGGAAAGGAAGAACAAAGGCCAAGGCCCGCGGTCAGAACAACAAGCCAAAGAGGTTCCACCGTGCCACATCAGTAGAAGCTTCGTGAGTGCAGGTTTAAAGCACGAAGGACAAGTGGCCGCAATATGCGATGAAGACTCCCTGAGGAGGTCGAATTTGATACAGCTATGCCCTCTCGGCTTCCAGCTAGGGAACTGGCGGGTGGAGGAATGCCCTGAAGTTTACACAAgaagcataatgtaacctttTAGCTTCAAACCCTACAGTTAGGCCTAGACTTTagggtttccttttgttaaggcattatgtctGTTGTTCTTGaaagttataatataaagatctttcttcatctgttcttgcgcctccacccattctcattcatttgcatgtttatttccttGTTATGCTTAAACGATGCAAATCCGACGGCGAGTCCcgtgaaggtactaataccgggGACCCGACCGTCtatttcgagcaagaaatgagtcAGATGGAGGataaagaagatgaagatgtaGGACTTCCCCCAGAGCTAGAGAGGATAATTACTTAGGAGGATCGAGAGATGAAGCCACACCAAGAAGAGACAAAGCTCATAGACTTAGGTGCCGGTAGTGAAAGGAAGGAAGTAAAAGTAGTCACGGGTATGACTCCACCCATCCGTGAGGAATTAGTGGCCCTACTGAGGGACTACCAAGACgtctttgcttggtcgtaccaagacatgcctGGTTTAAGCCACGGCATTGTGCAGCACAGGTTACCTTTAAACTCCGGTTGTTCTCCGATGAAACAAAAGCTAAGGAGAACGAAACCCAAAATGTCAATGAAGATCAAGGAGGAGGTGAAAAAGCAGTTCGACGCCGGTTTCTTGGCGGTAGCTCGATACCccgagtgggtggccaacattgtgtCGTTCCTTAAGAAAGATGAgaaggtacgaatgtgtgtggactaTCGGGAcctgaaccgagccagtcccaaagagAATTTCcctctgccacacattgatgtCCTCATGGACAACacagccaatttcgctttattttccttcatggacggtttcttaggctacaatcaaataaagatggcgccagaggatatggaaaagaccatgtttgtcaccctgtggggaatgTTCtgctataaggtgatgtcctttgggctcaagaacgttggggcaacctatcaacgggctatggtggctttgttccacgacatgatgcacaGAGAAATCGAAGTCTACGTAGACGACATGATCGCCAAGTCTAAAactgaggaggaacaccttgtcaacttgcgaAGGTTGTTCGAGAGGCTCAtgaagtatcaattgaggttaaacctcgctaagtgcaccttcggggtcaagttGGGAAAACAGTTGGGTTTCATCGTAAGTCATCCTCGAGATGCCAGAATCGCGTACTGAGAAGCAGGTCTGAGGTTTCCTGGGGAGTTTAAactatattgccagattcatatcacaactCACAGCTACTTGTGAGTCGCttttcaaactcttacgcaagaATCAGTCCGTCCACTGGGACGAGGActgtcaagaggcgtttggGAGAATCAAACAGCGCCTCATGAACCCTCCAGTACTTATGCCGCCGGTGCCTAGGAGACCTCTCATCCTGTACATGATAGTTTTGGATGAGTCGATGGGGTGCATGCTGGGGGAAGCATGGCGAGTCCAGAAAAAGAGAGCGAGTCGTCTACTacttaagtaagaagttcacagtctgtgaaatgaactactccctgctgGAAAGGACATGTTGCACTTTGGTATAGgcgtcccaccgtctaagagagtacatgttgagccataccacctggttggtatccaagatggacccagtcaagtacatctttgagaagcccgCTCTCAAGGGGCGGATCGCTcggtggcaggttttgctatccTAGATCgacatagtctacgtcacccaaaaggcgataaagggaagcgccttggcggactatttggctcagcagcctctcaatgattatcaacccatgcatcccgagttcccagatgaggacatcatggccttattTGAAGAGATGCTAGACAAGGACAAGGgcaagtggatcgtgtggttcAATGGAGCGTCTAACGCTTCTGGCCATGGCATTGGGGCAACATTGGTCTCTCCGTACAATCAATGCATACCTTTCACGGCCAGACTTGGttttgactgcaccaacaacatggctgaatatgaagcatgcgccctGGGTGTCCAGGCAACAATTGATTTCaacgtcaagctactcaaggtgtacggagaCTCGGtgctggtgattcaccagctgagaggagagtgggaaactagggatcacaAGTTAATACCCTACTAGACTTATATCAAGGAGCTAGCTGcgttctttgatgagatctctttccaccacgttccccgagaggaaaatcaaatggctgatgtgCTTGCCACTTTagcatccatgttccagctgacGCTGCACGGAGACCTGccatacattgagttcaggTGTCGCGGCAGGCCTGCACATTGTTGTTTGGTAGAAGAAGAGTGggatggtaagccttggtatttcgacatcaagcgatacgttgaaagcaaGGAATACCCACTAGAGGCTTTCGACAATGACAAGAggacgttaaggagattggcggcTAATTTCTTCTTaagcggaagcatactatacaactgaaaccatgacatggttttaCTCCGATGCGTGAACACTAAGGAAGCTGAGCGCATGCtgggggaggtccatgagggctccTTCGGTACGCATGCTAATGGGCATGCCATGGCTAGGAAGATCCTGAGGGTAggctattattggctcaccatggagagcaACTATTGCCTCTATGTAAGGAAATGTCACAAATATCAGACGTTTACGGACAATGTCAACACTTTGCCCCTGCCATTGAATGTATTGGTCGCGCCGTGGccattttccatgtgggggatagatgtgatcggggccatagagcccaaagctgTGAACGAACATCGTTTCATCTTGGTTGCAATCAattacttcaccaagtgggtcgaagcTGCCTCATACGCTAGCATCACGAGGAGTgtgtgtggtggtcaggttcatcaaGAGGGAGATAATCTGCCGGTATGggttgccaaggaagattatcacatacaatggcaccaatttgaataataaaatgatgggggaaatgtgcgaggaatttaagatccaacaccacaattccacaccctacagaCCCAAGATGAATGGAGCGGTGGAGGCAGCCaaaaagaatatcaagaagattattcagaagatgactgTGTCATACAAGGACTGGCACAAGATGCTCCCTTTCGCGCTACATGGTTGCTGAACCTTGGTGCGCACTTCGATCGGGGCAACGCCATTTTCGTTGGTGTACGGAATGGAGGTCGTGCTACCATTTGAGGTGGAAATCCCATCATTAAGAATCTTGGAGTGGGCCCAAGCACGTTTCGATCAgcttaatctcatagaaggcaagcgTCTGGCCGctatgagccatgggcgtttgtaccAGAGACGAGTGAAGAATgctttcgacaagaaggtacgcccacGCAAGTTCATCGAAGGGGACCTAGTGctgaagaaagtctcccaagcCCTAAGAGACAATAGGGGAAAGTAGGCCCCAAACTGCGAAGGGCCCTTCATCGTAAAAAAGGCTTTCTTCGGAGGGGCCCttgtgctcaccaacatggatgacgaGGAACTACCTTCACCCGTAAACGCTAATGACGAGGaacatgtaagaatccttatagattttttaagtgtttggtcaaggatttcttttgagagagtatttgacaatgaagttcttttggaatctctctcattgtcttttgagaggataagacatttttgccaagcaaaactctctcttcaatttcgtcccaagtcacacatatatataggcctttgatggacattcaaaatccaaatgataagatgtgactgttggcgatattccttgaaaatcctctctggtaatcgattacagaattagtgtaatcgattacacagttgtttttcttgaacagttgtgacccttcatttaaaatttaaattctcaacgttcagagtctctggtaatcgattacatatgatgtgtaatcgattacacactttcaaaccattggtaatcgattacatgtgccttgaatgacttgaaacctttcattgtgaggcaaggcttgatcttgaagaaatcttgaatcaaggttttgtttgttgaaacaatcttgtattaatcttgaagcaaaatgagccttgtttgattcttcttttgacatcatcaaaatcatgtatacatacattcacagttCCTgtctgtagaagcaagcttcatgatgatgaatcaagttgattcaagtagttttgatgataacaaagatgatgacaaaaagcccaaagaatgatttcaagattgagtcaacaagttcaagatcaagataaaattcaagttttatgagaagaaatcaagaagattcaagaatcaagagaagtttgatttcaagactcaagagaagattaattcaagattcaagagaagaaatcaagaagacttcacaagggaagtattgaaaagatttttcaaaaaacaaacatagcacaattttgtttttcaaaagagtttttctcaaaattttctaagttaccagagtttttactctctggtaatcggtAACCAgtttcttgtaatcgattaccagtagcaaagtttgatttcaaaagcttttaactgaatttgcaatgttccaattgatttcaaaatggtgtaatcaattacaagatattggtaatcgattaccagtacatctgaacgttgaaattcaaaatcaattgtgaagagtcatatcttttcataaaatgctttgtgtaattgattacatggttttggtaatcgattaccagtgacaagttttgaataaaaatcaaaagatgtaactcttccaatggttttcaggttttcttaaggtcataactcttccaatggttttcgtgaccagacatgaagagtctataaaagcaagacatTGACTTGCTTTTCAATTAACTTTTCCAATTTACTTTTgaatatcttcttcttcttcttcttcctttgccaaaaacttTCAAAGTTTTCTGATTTGCAAactttgttctttcacagaaaacaaaagtgtgttattcttctttttcattctcttctccctttgccaaaaagaattcgccaaggactaactacttgaattctttttgtgtctctcttctcccttttccaaaagaacaaaggactgaccgcctgaattcttttgtgtctcccttctcccttttcaaagaattcaaaatgacacagtctgagaattcttttgattcttccctttcccttaaacaaaagatttcaaaggactaaccgcctgagatatcttttgtttccccttcgcAAAGTTTTAAAGGACTAAcagcctgagaactttgtcttaacacattggagggtacatcctttgtggtacaagtagagggtacatctacttggattgttgtaattgagaacaagagagggtacatctcttgtggatcagatcaagtggagggtacatccacttggttgttcaaagagaacaatggagggtacatcccttgtggatctttgcatgtaaaggattttacaaggttgaaaagaaatctcaagaatcgcaggtcgcttggggactggatgtagacacgggttattgccgaaccagtataaaactcttgtgtttgtcttcttcttccctacacttttaatttccgctgtgcacattaattatcgcttttacttttgattaagtttctatttcagttctttactttcttaacattatagtaaaagactaattgaatctagtaacattaagaaggatagatttttaattagtaaaggttcactagtaattaattcaaccccccccccccctttcttaattattccgaggccacttgatccaacattgtcCTCTGTATATTTTCGTTGTAATCATTCAAAGAGTGCGAGATTGATGATTCATTGTTCTGACCCTCGCTTTGTGCCTTTAAAGATGCATATTCTTTTAATGATTCGAGCCTTTTCGCTCGATCCAtagggatgccccaagcgcttaattaaaactgaacccaacGGGCTTTTGTTAAAGAGTTATTGCGTTTGAACTGCTCATGCATATGCATGcacatacatatttttttatcttatcttgtgAATTGAAAGACAGGGACAGGATCGCTTCAAGCAACGGTCAATACCATGCCAAATCCAAGACAGAGATGAACCGAGGTAAGTGGTAGCGTAGCCACATTTTACTGCACAATGCCATTTCCTGCTTTTAGGTGCTCGAGGACAGGTACGAGCAGATGCTAGGCCCGTGATCAGCAGATCATCATCCCGCGTCCGGCTCCGAACGATCAAGAAGCACTActgggaggcagcctagtatcctttaaatttctacctattattattgttatttctaTAAGGTGATGATCGGATATGCCTAACTTATCCTAGGGGCTTCGAGTAAACGAGTATTGACCCATAGAGAACACGCAATTTCTTCGCAacgagtttaaaaaaaaatgcacagggttagctcgcttgggcgagcaccccttgcacaaaatagtttaaaaaagaGGGGGAGAGTGcagttttttcacccaaaacttcTCCCCCTCACTCAAGAACGCAGCACCCGCGGGATTGACGGTTTTCTGACCCTAGGCCACCATTTTATgctttttgcttccattttagtGTCCTTGATCACTCCATACAAGAAATGTCTCCGAAGAAGCTCTCCATGAAGAGGTCTAGAAAGGACGACACTGGAGAAGGCTCCAGTGCCGCCTTGGAGTTTGATAGTCACCGATTCTGGAGTGCTGAGCACCAGCAACGCTTCAAGGCCATCAAGGAATGGTCGTTCCACAAGGAGAGGCGTATCCAGCTCAGGGAGGACGAGTACCCTAACTTCTAGGGAGAGATAGCTCGCAGGCGTTGGGAACGACTAGTGACCCCTATGGCTACATTCGACCCGGAGATAATCATAGAATTCTATGCCAACACCTGGCCCACTGAGGAGGGGGTTCGAGACATGCGCTTGTGGGTGAGGGGTCACTAGATCCCCTTCgatgcagatgccctcagccagttcttgGGCGACCCACTGATTTTGAAGGAGAACCAGCAGTGTGATttcagccagaggaggaaccaggCAGACGGCTTCGATGACGAGGCCATTGCCCAACTGCTgtgcataccggggcaggatttcacCCGGACTACTGCGGGGAGGTGGGTccagatcatgcgcaccaacatgagtaccctgacccagatatggatgacactGCTGCTCAACAACGTCTTGCCTAGCGACCTCAACTCTGACCTCCCTCTGCCTAAGtgccagttggtgtatgccatcctgacacggatgagcgtttACGTGGCCTAGGTAATTGCTGacgccatttatttgtttgcaagAATGGTGCCTACTAGGtacaccctttggacccagcgAAGTCCAATAGGTCCCTGGGGTTTTCGGCTTTGATCACGAGCCTCTaccagttctacggagtgcatgtcgcccccagcaaggtaatTCGGTCGCCGATCACCTgagccttcatcgagaagtactgcacgcctaggcaggcgcagggtgacACACATCAGGCCCTGGGTGCTCCGCCACCACCTTGGCAGGCCGATTCGGCTGGACCACTGAGCGTGAAGCAGTATCTACAGCATGTGGTTTTCCAACAGATGGCCAACCACCGTGGACAGGTGCAGTTACACAAGTGTCTCTACCAGTTCAGCCTCAACCAGCAGGGGCAGGGTTCCACCCCTTTTGTATGCCCTACCCCGAAGCAGTTTGGGGCTAAGGTCGCATGGCTCAGAGACTGGCCCGATGCCCAGACAGGGGAGGAACCTGCAGGATCCCCGGGTGATGCAGATGAACCCCATATGCACGAGGATATGACTGACCTGCTCGGTTTcctgggagggagcggagccacacgACTAAGGTCATCGCACTTTTAATTCCATTATGATCtaacattactgctttcagttattgtttttgtttccattataatctaacattactgctttcaattattgtttttatttccaCTGTGATCTAACATTACGGCTCTCGGTTTATTTTGTCATTATTTTTCATTGCGACTTATCATTGCATTTTTTCCGGTTACTTTGACGTTGTGATTTGACGTAGGTAGGCCTTGCATACCCTCGTTCGCACGACTTTTCAAAAAATTGTGTGATCGCAAATATCAACTATGTCTAGAGTGCATGTTTGTTttcactcttttgtaaaaaaaaaaaaaaaaaacaaaataaaaataaaaataaaattggttagctaaaaaaccaacgtgcttttgaaaggaaatgaactggccattcaggacacaaggtttttgaaaagaaaaaaaaatatgtatgcacctgaagggtgaatgctgtgaaattttttccaaacacccaaaatggactcggatgaatgcatgaattgataaaagagtatgttttggaaacactgggttgcctaaaataggaaaaatgaatcctgagccctagtgtcacatgaccataaacttgatgcttgagtgtccacataggtgcctgcatgaccagttttgcataaaatttctgaATCATCATTATTGCAcacgtgtcatggaaataatatgggacattcctttatccctgaaccgttGGCCAAACCAacgccctgacatatatcatgtccagccattctacaagccatTTGAGCCAAAACCTCAaaccaccataaaccttgacccgaGATGAGTATTTCCATCCTCGCcctcgaaagaaaacaaaaaaaggaaaaggttcCCGATCAAAAATCggaagaaataaaaagagaggaaaaaagttcccgatcaaagatcagaagaaaacaaaaaaagaaaagaagttcccggtcaaagatcggaagaaaacaaaggaaaaaagaaaatcgccaatcaaagatcggaagaaaatgaaagaattataCAGAAGGGTCTTCGGACCAGACAAATATCCAGATAGTACAAAATAGTCACaaccaaataaggaaagaaaggaaaccacgacttgaagtggtcATCTCcttttgattgccaaccaaaatcctgttcGCTGGCAACTTCCtcaccccgcactaaacaaaaacagaaaaggggaAAGaccaaaacactcaaagccaaatttctcaccaaaacaccattcccCGAAAAGTCCCGTTAATCtatgatcatgcatgtaatctttgttttgataggaaatgatatGCAAAATCAATTCATGACATATccatggttcggaattaggatgaaacacttgcctatGTGAGGTTTATgcactttgagtgatttctttctatttttgttggacccagtgtttcctccaAATGATCATTTATGAGTGAAACGCAAACACCCTAAATCTCATTtgcggttatgagaaaattctaTCAGTGTGCTTCCTTCcctaatagacacattgtttttctttgaaatatatgttgctctgatcggtTGGAAGTTTGTTCTCTTTACTAAAACATGtccgcattttagtgaaagaacaccgagactatttctagtctcacaaagtcaagaactacgtaggtctgagttcctcatctcaaattgaggatacgtagaagcAAAAGCCTGCTTTTGTCAACCACCCAACCTTTTCCTatcatgacccaagagtccagTAGCATGGGGAGACaccttacagttatccgcacATCGTCATTCGAAGACCCCAAGTCTGATTGacaagcagaggccaatgtggtcatctgcacctttcttggagatgtcagcgtcttccggctgagaccgcgaaaaagtctcatttctaCCATCAGACTCAAGGGTCTGGTAGCCCACAGAGACTAACGtagtcatctgcacctttcctGGAGATGTTAACATCTTCCGACCGAGAccacgaaaaagtctcattgcTATCGTCAGACTCAAGGGTCCGGtagcacgtagagactaacgtaGTCATCTGGAcctttcccggagatgtcagcgtcttccggccgagatcgtgaaaaagtctcatttctaCCGTCAGAATCAAGGGTCCggtagcacgcagagactaacgtagtcatctgcacctttcccagagatgtcagcatcttctggTCGAGACCGCGAAAAATTCTCGTTTCTACCGTCAGACTCAAGGGTCCGGTAGTACACAGAGACTAACATAGTCATCTACACCTTTCctagagatgtcagcatcttccggccgAGACCGCGAAAAAGTCTCGTTTCTACCGTCAGACTCAAGGGTCCGGTAGCACGCAGAGATTAACGTAGTCATCTACACCTTTTCCAGAGATGTTAGTGTCTTCGAGTCGAGACCGCGAAAAAGTCTCGTTTCTACCGTCAGACTCAAGGGtctggtagcatgcagagactaacatagTCATTTGTACCTTTCCCaaagatgtcagcgtcttccggccgagaccgCGAAAAAATCTCGTTTCTACTGTTAGACTCAAGGGTCTGGTAGCATGTGGAGATACCTcgtggttatctgcaccttcgTCAGCCAGAGGTGAACAAGTCCGATGATATCGGGATGATGATGGTCGTCCAATTctaatcattttgaaattttgtgcaGGTTTTAGCTTTGTCATCCATAGACATTTAAGTTCGACGACGCGCAAGACTCTTCTCTACTAAACAGAGACGATCAAGTTCGATAGCATGTAGAAGCGTCATGGCTATCCAGTTTTATCACTTTCAAGGCACTGAGGTTTTTACTAGTGTTCTTGATGCCTTTTCTGTTCTTTCTAATTGATAGGTTTTGCTGGTTGGGCTATTGATCGGTCGAGTGAGGTTcaactcgaacgaaattagtgtcttatctttacttccctttcatctccaataaaagataagtaaagaggggcaactatcataccctaattttgtctgggGACACTTGCGATCGGCTTTCGAACCTTGTTTGTTCCCTTCGGGACCCTCAAGAagagcatcgttgcataattcgTAAAGTCCcgcaacattctggaagtcaAGAAGAGCAtcattgcgtaatccgtaaagttccatcGCGTTCTAGAAGTCAAA
This region includes:
- the LOC114381590 gene encoding uncharacterized protein LOC114381590 yields the protein MALFEEMLDKDKGKWIVWFNGASNASGHGIGATLVSPYNQCIPFTARLGFDCTNNMAEYEACALGVQATIDFNVKLLKVYGDSVLVIHQLRGEWETRDHKLIPY